One window from the genome of Pyrus communis chromosome 16, drPyrComm1.1, whole genome shotgun sequence encodes:
- the LOC137720576 gene encoding folylpolyglutamate synthase-like isoform X1, with protein sequence MVEAGGNGSSAPPPATPYEKALAALSSLITKRSRADKSNKGDRFDLLFDYLKILELEEPIAQMKIIHVAGTKGKGSTCTFTESILRHCGFRTGLFTSPHLIDVRERFRLDGVDINEERFLAYFWWCFERLEEKATDDIPMPTYFRFLALLAFKIFAEEQVDVAILEVGLGGRFDATNVVQAPVVCGISSLGYDHMEILGNTLGAIAGEKAGIFKSRVPALTVPQPDEAMRVLEEKASRLDVPLQLVRPLDPNMLNGLKLGLEGEHQFVNAGLAIALSSTWLQRTGHLEYPEHSTSLPEQYIKGLTAKVSLQGRAQIVPDRFINSESPEDLVFYLDGAHSPESMEICARWFSHSVQPPGTSRSSHDWVQRHPIETVRKNSEQVDALFYKPWRYSFSSYCYQEKYVDKNLQILLFNCMSVRDPQLLLPNLMKTCASHGVYFKKALFVPNTSVNHKVGSHSLPPTDSQVDLSWQFALQKVWENLMMCNKGGDDNSAGTVREELTDDKEIAVKSCENSAVFPSLPSAIQWLRDSVRQSKSVRFQQVLVTGSLHLVGDVLRFIKK encoded by the exons ATGGTGGAAGCAG GCGGCAATGGCTCCTCGGCGCCGCCTCCGGCAACTCCCTACGAGAAGGCATTGGCCGCTCTATCCTCCTTGATCACCAAACGCAGTCGTGCCGACAAGAGCAACAAGGGCGACCGCTTCGACCTCCTCTTCGACTATCTCAAA ATTCTGGAGTTGGAGGAGCCAATTGCACAGATGAAGATTATTCACGTTGCTGGCACCAAAGGCAAG GGATCCACCTGCACCTTCACAGAGTCGATATTACGCCATTGCGGTTTTCGCACTGGACTTTTCACGTCTCCTCATCTCATTGATGTTCGAGAAAGATTTCGGTTGGATGG TGTGGACATCAATGAAGAGAGATTTTTAGCatatttctggtggtgtttcgAGAGACTTGAG GAAAAAGCTACTGACGATATACCAATGCCTACCTACTTTCGCTTCCTTGCCTTGCTTGCCTTCAAAATATTTGCAGAAGAACAG GTAGACGTCGCTATCTTGGAGGTTGGGTTAGGCGGTAGGTTTGATGCAACAAATGTG GTTCAGGCACCTGTTGTCTGTGGTATATCTTCCCTCGGATATGACCACATGGAGATTCTtg GAAATACTCTGGGAGCAATTGCGGGGGAGAAGGCTGGAATCTTCAAG TCTAGGGTTCCTGCCTTGACTGTGCCTCAACCTGATGAAGCAATGCGTGTACTGGAAGAGAAGGCTTCTCGGTTGGAT GTACCCCTTCAACTCGTACGACCGTTGGATCCTAATATGCTGAATGGCTTAAAACTTGGGCTTGAAGGCGAGCACCAGTTTGTTAATGCTGGTCTTGCTATTGCACTGTCCTCTACATGGCTCCAGAGGACCGGTCACCTTGAATACCCTGAACATAGT ACTTCTCTGCCGGAGCAATACATAAAAGGACTAACTGCTAAAGTCAGTTTACAAGGACGGGCTCAAATAGTCCCTGATCGCTTTATTAACAGCGAAAGCCCTGAAGATCTCGTGTTTTATTTGGACGGTGCACATAGCCCAGAAAGCATGGAAATATGCGCAAGATGGTTTTCTCATTCTGTTCAGCCACCCGGTACTTCTAGATCATCACATGATTGGGTACAGAGGCACCCTATTGAAACAGTCAGGAAGAATTCAGAACAGGTAGACGCTTTATTTTACAAGCCTTGGAGATATTCATTTTCCTCTTACTGTTACCAAGAAAAATATGTTGATAAAAACTTGCAGATATTGCTGTTTAATTGTATGTCAGTGAGGGATCCTCAGTTGCTTCTTCCGAACCTGATGAAAACATGTGCTAGTCACG GTGTCTACTTCAAGAAGGCTCTGTTTGTACCAAACACATCAGTGAATCACAAGGTCGGATCGCATTCCTTGCCTCCGACTGATTCTCAGGTGGATTTGTCGTGGCAGTTCGCTCTTCAAAAAGTGTGGGAAAATTTAATGATGTGTAACAAAG GAGGCGATGACAATAGCGCAGGCACTGTTCGTGAAGAACTGACAGATGATAAGGAAATCGCTGTCAAAAGTTGCGAAAACAGTGCCGTTTTTCCGTCTCTCCCGTCAGCTATACAATGGCTCAGGGACAGTGTCCGGCAAAGTAAATCTGTTCGTTTTCAG CAGGTCCTTGTAACTGGTTCATTACATCTTGTTGGCGATGTGTTGAGATTCATCAAGAAATGA
- the LOC137720576 gene encoding folylpolyglutamate synthase-like isoform X4: protein MVEAGGNGSSAPPPATPYEKALAALSSLITKRSRADKSNKGDRFDLLFDYLKILELEEPIAQMKIIHVAGTKGKGSTCTFTESILRHCGFRTGLFTSPHLIDVRERFRLDGVDINEERFLAYFWWCFERLEEKATDDIPMPTYFRFLALLAFKIFAEEQVDVAILEVGLGGRFDATNVVQAPVVCGISSLGYDHMEILGNTLGAIAGEKAGIFKSRVPALTVPQPDEAMRVLEEKASRLDVPLQLVRPLDPNMLNGLKLGLEGEHQFVNAGLAIALSSTWLQRTGHLEYPEHSTSLPEQYIKGLTAKVSLQGRAQIVPDRFINSESPEDLVFYLDGAHSPESMEICARWFSHSVQPPGTSRSSHDWVQRHPIETVRKNSEQVDALFYKPWRYSFSSYCYQEKYVDKNLQILLFNCMSVRDPQLLLPNLMKTCASHGVYFKKALFVPNTSVNHKVGSHSLPPTDSQVDLSWQFALQKVWENLMMCNKGTVREELTDDKEIAVKSCENSAVFPSLPSAIQWLRDSVRQSKSVRFQVLVTGSLHLVGDVLRFIKK, encoded by the exons ATGGTGGAAGCAG GCGGCAATGGCTCCTCGGCGCCGCCTCCGGCAACTCCCTACGAGAAGGCATTGGCCGCTCTATCCTCCTTGATCACCAAACGCAGTCGTGCCGACAAGAGCAACAAGGGCGACCGCTTCGACCTCCTCTTCGACTATCTCAAA ATTCTGGAGTTGGAGGAGCCAATTGCACAGATGAAGATTATTCACGTTGCTGGCACCAAAGGCAAG GGATCCACCTGCACCTTCACAGAGTCGATATTACGCCATTGCGGTTTTCGCACTGGACTTTTCACGTCTCCTCATCTCATTGATGTTCGAGAAAGATTTCGGTTGGATGG TGTGGACATCAATGAAGAGAGATTTTTAGCatatttctggtggtgtttcgAGAGACTTGAG GAAAAAGCTACTGACGATATACCAATGCCTACCTACTTTCGCTTCCTTGCCTTGCTTGCCTTCAAAATATTTGCAGAAGAACAG GTAGACGTCGCTATCTTGGAGGTTGGGTTAGGCGGTAGGTTTGATGCAACAAATGTG GTTCAGGCACCTGTTGTCTGTGGTATATCTTCCCTCGGATATGACCACATGGAGATTCTtg GAAATACTCTGGGAGCAATTGCGGGGGAGAAGGCTGGAATCTTCAAG TCTAGGGTTCCTGCCTTGACTGTGCCTCAACCTGATGAAGCAATGCGTGTACTGGAAGAGAAGGCTTCTCGGTTGGAT GTACCCCTTCAACTCGTACGACCGTTGGATCCTAATATGCTGAATGGCTTAAAACTTGGGCTTGAAGGCGAGCACCAGTTTGTTAATGCTGGTCTTGCTATTGCACTGTCCTCTACATGGCTCCAGAGGACCGGTCACCTTGAATACCCTGAACATAGT ACTTCTCTGCCGGAGCAATACATAAAAGGACTAACTGCTAAAGTCAGTTTACAAGGACGGGCTCAAATAGTCCCTGATCGCTTTATTAACAGCGAAAGCCCTGAAGATCTCGTGTTTTATTTGGACGGTGCACATAGCCCAGAAAGCATGGAAATATGCGCAAGATGGTTTTCTCATTCTGTTCAGCCACCCGGTACTTCTAGATCATCACATGATTGGGTACAGAGGCACCCTATTGAAACAGTCAGGAAGAATTCAGAACAGGTAGACGCTTTATTTTACAAGCCTTGGAGATATTCATTTTCCTCTTACTGTTACCAAGAAAAATATGTTGATAAAAACTTGCAGATATTGCTGTTTAATTGTATGTCAGTGAGGGATCCTCAGTTGCTTCTTCCGAACCTGATGAAAACATGTGCTAGTCACG GTGTCTACTTCAAGAAGGCTCTGTTTGTACCAAACACATCAGTGAATCACAAGGTCGGATCGCATTCCTTGCCTCCGACTGATTCTCAGGTGGATTTGTCGTGGCAGTTCGCTCTTCAAAAAGTGTGGGAAAATTTAATGATGTGTAACAAAG GCACTGTTCGTGAAGAACTGACAGATGATAAGGAAATCGCTGTCAAAAGTTGCGAAAACAGTGCCGTTTTTCCGTCTCTCCCGTCAGCTATACAATGGCTCAGGGACAGTGTCCGGCAAAGTAAATCTGTTCGTTTTCAG GTCCTTGTAACTGGTTCATTACATCTTGTTGGCGATGTGTTGAGATTCATCAAGAAATGA
- the LOC137720576 gene encoding folylpolyglutamate synthase-like isoform X7: MVEAGGNGSSAPPPATPYEKALAALSSLITKRSRADKSNKGDRFDLLFDYLKILELEEPIAQMKIIHVAGTKGKGSTCTFTESILRHCGFRTGLFTSPHLIDVRERFRLDGVDINEERFLAYFWWCFERLEEKATDDIPMPTYFRFLALLAFKIFAEEQVDVAILEVGLGGRFDATNVVQAPVVCGISSLGYDHMEILGNTLGAIAGEKAGIFKSRVPALTVPQPDEAMRVLEEKASRLDVPLQLVRPLDPNMLNGLKLGLEGEHQFVNAGLAIALSSTWLQRTGHLEYPEHSTSLPEQYIKGLTAKVSLQGRAQIVPDRFINSESPEDLVFYLDGAHSPESMEICARWFSHSVQPPGTSRSSHDWVQRHPIETVRKNSEQILLFNCMSVRDPQLLLPNLMKTCASHGVYFKKALFVPNTSVNHKVGSHSLPPTDSQVDLSWQFALQKVWENLMMCNKGTVREELTDDKEIAVKSCENSAVFPSLPSAIQWLRDSVRQSKSVRFQQVLVTGSLHLVGDVLRFIKK, encoded by the exons ATGGTGGAAGCAG GCGGCAATGGCTCCTCGGCGCCGCCTCCGGCAACTCCCTACGAGAAGGCATTGGCCGCTCTATCCTCCTTGATCACCAAACGCAGTCGTGCCGACAAGAGCAACAAGGGCGACCGCTTCGACCTCCTCTTCGACTATCTCAAA ATTCTGGAGTTGGAGGAGCCAATTGCACAGATGAAGATTATTCACGTTGCTGGCACCAAAGGCAAG GGATCCACCTGCACCTTCACAGAGTCGATATTACGCCATTGCGGTTTTCGCACTGGACTTTTCACGTCTCCTCATCTCATTGATGTTCGAGAAAGATTTCGGTTGGATGG TGTGGACATCAATGAAGAGAGATTTTTAGCatatttctggtggtgtttcgAGAGACTTGAG GAAAAAGCTACTGACGATATACCAATGCCTACCTACTTTCGCTTCCTTGCCTTGCTTGCCTTCAAAATATTTGCAGAAGAACAG GTAGACGTCGCTATCTTGGAGGTTGGGTTAGGCGGTAGGTTTGATGCAACAAATGTG GTTCAGGCACCTGTTGTCTGTGGTATATCTTCCCTCGGATATGACCACATGGAGATTCTtg GAAATACTCTGGGAGCAATTGCGGGGGAGAAGGCTGGAATCTTCAAG TCTAGGGTTCCTGCCTTGACTGTGCCTCAACCTGATGAAGCAATGCGTGTACTGGAAGAGAAGGCTTCTCGGTTGGAT GTACCCCTTCAACTCGTACGACCGTTGGATCCTAATATGCTGAATGGCTTAAAACTTGGGCTTGAAGGCGAGCACCAGTTTGTTAATGCTGGTCTTGCTATTGCACTGTCCTCTACATGGCTCCAGAGGACCGGTCACCTTGAATACCCTGAACATAGT ACTTCTCTGCCGGAGCAATACATAAAAGGACTAACTGCTAAAGTCAGTTTACAAGGACGGGCTCAAATAGTCCCTGATCGCTTTATTAACAGCGAAAGCCCTGAAGATCTCGTGTTTTATTTGGACGGTGCACATAGCCCAGAAAGCATGGAAATATGCGCAAGATGGTTTTCTCATTCTGTTCAGCCACCCGGTACTTCTAGATCATCACATGATTGGGTACAGAGGCACCCTATTGAAACAGTCAGGAAGAATTCAGAACAG ATATTGCTGTTTAATTGTATGTCAGTGAGGGATCCTCAGTTGCTTCTTCCGAACCTGATGAAAACATGTGCTAGTCACG GTGTCTACTTCAAGAAGGCTCTGTTTGTACCAAACACATCAGTGAATCACAAGGTCGGATCGCATTCCTTGCCTCCGACTGATTCTCAGGTGGATTTGTCGTGGCAGTTCGCTCTTCAAAAAGTGTGGGAAAATTTAATGATGTGTAACAAAG GCACTGTTCGTGAAGAACTGACAGATGATAAGGAAATCGCTGTCAAAAGTTGCGAAAACAGTGCCGTTTTTCCGTCTCTCCCGTCAGCTATACAATGGCTCAGGGACAGTGTCCGGCAAAGTAAATCTGTTCGTTTTCAG CAGGTCCTTGTAACTGGTTCATTACATCTTGTTGGCGATGTGTTGAGATTCATCAAGAAATGA
- the LOC137720576 gene encoding folylpolyglutamate synthase-like isoform X6, whose translation MVEAGGNGSSAPPPATPYEKALAALSSLITKRSRADKSNKGDRFDLLFDYLKILELEEPIAQMKIIHVAGTKGKGSTCTFTESILRHCGFRTGLFTSPHLIDVRERFRLDGVDINEERFLAYFWWCFERLEEKATDDIPMPTYFRFLALLAFKIFAEEQVDVAILEVGLGGRFDATNVVQAPVVCGISSLGYDHMEILGNTLGAIAGEKAGIFKSRVPALTVPQPDEAMRVLEEKASRLDVPLQLVRPLDPNMLNGLKLGLEGEHQFVNAGLAIALSSTWLQRTGHLEYPEHSTSLPEQYIKGLTAKVSLQGRAQIVPDRFINSESPEDLVFYLDGAHSPESMEICARWFSHSVQPPGTSRSSHDWVQRHPIETVRKNSEQILLFNCMSVRDPQLLLPNLMKTCASHGVYFKKALFVPNTSVNHKVGSHSLPPTDSQVDLSWQFALQKVWENLMMCNKGGDDNSAGTVREELTDDKEIAVKSCENSAVFPSLPSAIQWLRDSVRQSKSVRFQVLVTGSLHLVGDVLRFIKK comes from the exons ATGGTGGAAGCAG GCGGCAATGGCTCCTCGGCGCCGCCTCCGGCAACTCCCTACGAGAAGGCATTGGCCGCTCTATCCTCCTTGATCACCAAACGCAGTCGTGCCGACAAGAGCAACAAGGGCGACCGCTTCGACCTCCTCTTCGACTATCTCAAA ATTCTGGAGTTGGAGGAGCCAATTGCACAGATGAAGATTATTCACGTTGCTGGCACCAAAGGCAAG GGATCCACCTGCACCTTCACAGAGTCGATATTACGCCATTGCGGTTTTCGCACTGGACTTTTCACGTCTCCTCATCTCATTGATGTTCGAGAAAGATTTCGGTTGGATGG TGTGGACATCAATGAAGAGAGATTTTTAGCatatttctggtggtgtttcgAGAGACTTGAG GAAAAAGCTACTGACGATATACCAATGCCTACCTACTTTCGCTTCCTTGCCTTGCTTGCCTTCAAAATATTTGCAGAAGAACAG GTAGACGTCGCTATCTTGGAGGTTGGGTTAGGCGGTAGGTTTGATGCAACAAATGTG GTTCAGGCACCTGTTGTCTGTGGTATATCTTCCCTCGGATATGACCACATGGAGATTCTtg GAAATACTCTGGGAGCAATTGCGGGGGAGAAGGCTGGAATCTTCAAG TCTAGGGTTCCTGCCTTGACTGTGCCTCAACCTGATGAAGCAATGCGTGTACTGGAAGAGAAGGCTTCTCGGTTGGAT GTACCCCTTCAACTCGTACGACCGTTGGATCCTAATATGCTGAATGGCTTAAAACTTGGGCTTGAAGGCGAGCACCAGTTTGTTAATGCTGGTCTTGCTATTGCACTGTCCTCTACATGGCTCCAGAGGACCGGTCACCTTGAATACCCTGAACATAGT ACTTCTCTGCCGGAGCAATACATAAAAGGACTAACTGCTAAAGTCAGTTTACAAGGACGGGCTCAAATAGTCCCTGATCGCTTTATTAACAGCGAAAGCCCTGAAGATCTCGTGTTTTATTTGGACGGTGCACATAGCCCAGAAAGCATGGAAATATGCGCAAGATGGTTTTCTCATTCTGTTCAGCCACCCGGTACTTCTAGATCATCACATGATTGGGTACAGAGGCACCCTATTGAAACAGTCAGGAAGAATTCAGAACAG ATATTGCTGTTTAATTGTATGTCAGTGAGGGATCCTCAGTTGCTTCTTCCGAACCTGATGAAAACATGTGCTAGTCACG GTGTCTACTTCAAGAAGGCTCTGTTTGTACCAAACACATCAGTGAATCACAAGGTCGGATCGCATTCCTTGCCTCCGACTGATTCTCAGGTGGATTTGTCGTGGCAGTTCGCTCTTCAAAAAGTGTGGGAAAATTTAATGATGTGTAACAAAG GAGGCGATGACAATAGCGCAGGCACTGTTCGTGAAGAACTGACAGATGATAAGGAAATCGCTGTCAAAAGTTGCGAAAACAGTGCCGTTTTTCCGTCTCTCCCGTCAGCTATACAATGGCTCAGGGACAGTGTCCGGCAAAGTAAATCTGTTCGTTTTCAG GTCCTTGTAACTGGTTCATTACATCTTGTTGGCGATGTGTTGAGATTCATCAAGAAATGA
- the LOC137720576 gene encoding folylpolyglutamate synthase-like isoform X5, with protein sequence MVEAGGNGSSAPPPATPYEKALAALSSLITKRSRADKSNKGDRFDLLFDYLKILELEEPIAQMKIIHVAGTKGKGSTCTFTESILRHCGFRTGLFTSPHLIDVRERFRLDGVDINEERFLAYFWWCFERLEEKATDDIPMPTYFRFLALLAFKIFAEEQVDVAILEVGLGGRFDATNVVQAPVVCGISSLGYDHMEILGNTLGAIAGEKAGIFKSRVPALTVPQPDEAMRVLEEKASRLDVPLQLVRPLDPNMLNGLKLGLEGEHQFVNAGLAIALSSTWLQRTGHLEYPEHSTSLPEQYIKGLTAKVSLQGRAQIVPDRFINSESPEDLVFYLDGAHSPESMEICARWFSHSVQPPGTSRSSHDWVQRHPIETVRKNSEQILLFNCMSVRDPQLLLPNLMKTCASHGVYFKKALFVPNTSVNHKVGSHSLPPTDSQVDLSWQFALQKVWENLMMCNKGGDDNSAGTVREELTDDKEIAVKSCENSAVFPSLPSAIQWLRDSVRQSKSVRFQQVLVTGSLHLVGDVLRFIKK encoded by the exons ATGGTGGAAGCAG GCGGCAATGGCTCCTCGGCGCCGCCTCCGGCAACTCCCTACGAGAAGGCATTGGCCGCTCTATCCTCCTTGATCACCAAACGCAGTCGTGCCGACAAGAGCAACAAGGGCGACCGCTTCGACCTCCTCTTCGACTATCTCAAA ATTCTGGAGTTGGAGGAGCCAATTGCACAGATGAAGATTATTCACGTTGCTGGCACCAAAGGCAAG GGATCCACCTGCACCTTCACAGAGTCGATATTACGCCATTGCGGTTTTCGCACTGGACTTTTCACGTCTCCTCATCTCATTGATGTTCGAGAAAGATTTCGGTTGGATGG TGTGGACATCAATGAAGAGAGATTTTTAGCatatttctggtggtgtttcgAGAGACTTGAG GAAAAAGCTACTGACGATATACCAATGCCTACCTACTTTCGCTTCCTTGCCTTGCTTGCCTTCAAAATATTTGCAGAAGAACAG GTAGACGTCGCTATCTTGGAGGTTGGGTTAGGCGGTAGGTTTGATGCAACAAATGTG GTTCAGGCACCTGTTGTCTGTGGTATATCTTCCCTCGGATATGACCACATGGAGATTCTtg GAAATACTCTGGGAGCAATTGCGGGGGAGAAGGCTGGAATCTTCAAG TCTAGGGTTCCTGCCTTGACTGTGCCTCAACCTGATGAAGCAATGCGTGTACTGGAAGAGAAGGCTTCTCGGTTGGAT GTACCCCTTCAACTCGTACGACCGTTGGATCCTAATATGCTGAATGGCTTAAAACTTGGGCTTGAAGGCGAGCACCAGTTTGTTAATGCTGGTCTTGCTATTGCACTGTCCTCTACATGGCTCCAGAGGACCGGTCACCTTGAATACCCTGAACATAGT ACTTCTCTGCCGGAGCAATACATAAAAGGACTAACTGCTAAAGTCAGTTTACAAGGACGGGCTCAAATAGTCCCTGATCGCTTTATTAACAGCGAAAGCCCTGAAGATCTCGTGTTTTATTTGGACGGTGCACATAGCCCAGAAAGCATGGAAATATGCGCAAGATGGTTTTCTCATTCTGTTCAGCCACCCGGTACTTCTAGATCATCACATGATTGGGTACAGAGGCACCCTATTGAAACAGTCAGGAAGAATTCAGAACAG ATATTGCTGTTTAATTGTATGTCAGTGAGGGATCCTCAGTTGCTTCTTCCGAACCTGATGAAAACATGTGCTAGTCACG GTGTCTACTTCAAGAAGGCTCTGTTTGTACCAAACACATCAGTGAATCACAAGGTCGGATCGCATTCCTTGCCTCCGACTGATTCTCAGGTGGATTTGTCGTGGCAGTTCGCTCTTCAAAAAGTGTGGGAAAATTTAATGATGTGTAACAAAG GAGGCGATGACAATAGCGCAGGCACTGTTCGTGAAGAACTGACAGATGATAAGGAAATCGCTGTCAAAAGTTGCGAAAACAGTGCCGTTTTTCCGTCTCTCCCGTCAGCTATACAATGGCTCAGGGACAGTGTCCGGCAAAGTAAATCTGTTCGTTTTCAG CAGGTCCTTGTAACTGGTTCATTACATCTTGTTGGCGATGTGTTGAGATTCATCAAGAAATGA
- the LOC137720576 gene encoding folylpolyglutamate synthase-like isoform X3 gives MVEAGGNGSSAPPPATPYEKALAALSSLITKRSRADKSNKGDRFDLLFDYLKILELEEPIAQMKIIHVAGTKGKGSTCTFTESILRHCGFRTGLFTSPHLIDVRERFRLDGVDINEERFLAYFWWCFERLEEKATDDIPMPTYFRFLALLAFKIFAEEQVDVAILEVGLGGRFDATNVVQAPVVCGISSLGYDHMEILGNTLGAIAGEKAGIFKSRVPALTVPQPDEAMRVLEEKASRLDVPLQLVRPLDPNMLNGLKLGLEGEHQFVNAGLAIALSSTWLQRTGHLEYPEHSTSLPEQYIKGLTAKVSLQGRAQIVPDRFINSESPEDLVFYLDGAHSPESMEICARWFSHSVQPPGTSRSSHDWVQRHPIETVRKNSEQVDALFYKPWRYSFSSYCYQEKYVDKNLQILLFNCMSVRDPQLLLPNLMKTCASHGVYFKKALFVPNTSVNHKVGSHSLPPTDSQVDLSWQFALQKVWENLMMCNKGTVREELTDDKEIAVKSCENSAVFPSLPSAIQWLRDSVRQSKSVRFQQVLVTGSLHLVGDVLRFIKK, from the exons ATGGTGGAAGCAG GCGGCAATGGCTCCTCGGCGCCGCCTCCGGCAACTCCCTACGAGAAGGCATTGGCCGCTCTATCCTCCTTGATCACCAAACGCAGTCGTGCCGACAAGAGCAACAAGGGCGACCGCTTCGACCTCCTCTTCGACTATCTCAAA ATTCTGGAGTTGGAGGAGCCAATTGCACAGATGAAGATTATTCACGTTGCTGGCACCAAAGGCAAG GGATCCACCTGCACCTTCACAGAGTCGATATTACGCCATTGCGGTTTTCGCACTGGACTTTTCACGTCTCCTCATCTCATTGATGTTCGAGAAAGATTTCGGTTGGATGG TGTGGACATCAATGAAGAGAGATTTTTAGCatatttctggtggtgtttcgAGAGACTTGAG GAAAAAGCTACTGACGATATACCAATGCCTACCTACTTTCGCTTCCTTGCCTTGCTTGCCTTCAAAATATTTGCAGAAGAACAG GTAGACGTCGCTATCTTGGAGGTTGGGTTAGGCGGTAGGTTTGATGCAACAAATGTG GTTCAGGCACCTGTTGTCTGTGGTATATCTTCCCTCGGATATGACCACATGGAGATTCTtg GAAATACTCTGGGAGCAATTGCGGGGGAGAAGGCTGGAATCTTCAAG TCTAGGGTTCCTGCCTTGACTGTGCCTCAACCTGATGAAGCAATGCGTGTACTGGAAGAGAAGGCTTCTCGGTTGGAT GTACCCCTTCAACTCGTACGACCGTTGGATCCTAATATGCTGAATGGCTTAAAACTTGGGCTTGAAGGCGAGCACCAGTTTGTTAATGCTGGTCTTGCTATTGCACTGTCCTCTACATGGCTCCAGAGGACCGGTCACCTTGAATACCCTGAACATAGT ACTTCTCTGCCGGAGCAATACATAAAAGGACTAACTGCTAAAGTCAGTTTACAAGGACGGGCTCAAATAGTCCCTGATCGCTTTATTAACAGCGAAAGCCCTGAAGATCTCGTGTTTTATTTGGACGGTGCACATAGCCCAGAAAGCATGGAAATATGCGCAAGATGGTTTTCTCATTCTGTTCAGCCACCCGGTACTTCTAGATCATCACATGATTGGGTACAGAGGCACCCTATTGAAACAGTCAGGAAGAATTCAGAACAGGTAGACGCTTTATTTTACAAGCCTTGGAGATATTCATTTTCCTCTTACTGTTACCAAGAAAAATATGTTGATAAAAACTTGCAGATATTGCTGTTTAATTGTATGTCAGTGAGGGATCCTCAGTTGCTTCTTCCGAACCTGATGAAAACATGTGCTAGTCACG GTGTCTACTTCAAGAAGGCTCTGTTTGTACCAAACACATCAGTGAATCACAAGGTCGGATCGCATTCCTTGCCTCCGACTGATTCTCAGGTGGATTTGTCGTGGCAGTTCGCTCTTCAAAAAGTGTGGGAAAATTTAATGATGTGTAACAAAG GCACTGTTCGTGAAGAACTGACAGATGATAAGGAAATCGCTGTCAAAAGTTGCGAAAACAGTGCCGTTTTTCCGTCTCTCCCGTCAGCTATACAATGGCTCAGGGACAGTGTCCGGCAAAGTAAATCTGTTCGTTTTCAG CAGGTCCTTGTAACTGGTTCATTACATCTTGTTGGCGATGTGTTGAGATTCATCAAGAAATGA